The proteins below come from a single Eucalyptus grandis isolate ANBG69807.140 chromosome 3, ASM1654582v1, whole genome shotgun sequence genomic window:
- the LOC120285957 gene encoding disease resistance protein RPV1-like, with the protein MPGVGKTTLAKVVFNKIHKLIDACSFLKGINSEGVEFSLGLLIAELQKEIHEPLRFSGKFKKIKYLFSKMKVLIVLDDVREDEQIEALAGDLTWFGPGSRIIVTTDRRDVLKVFDFGEEEKDRAAEVYEVKPMSHHHALQLFRNCVFQGDASQDVSECDILSPDIVEALGRLPLAIKLQAEYLKKNKNRELWSSKLKSLKKRPLHKKVAAAFQVSYTSLDDTAKEIFLDIACFFIGKDKRIPPYMWEEAWDGDPLEGINQLRDMHFLEDGENNELRMHDLLREFGRELVKRKHLNQRCRFWNHSDALSFLNDGQGTISVQGIGLTVEEGSTDSFTCEQFWEMSNLRYLRLDGANILGDTMKLPQKLRWLDWRECHSIPELCNMHLTELGILDLSWSPVTRVSKFWEGIGEKVEKLKVLNLQGCVQLHPSLNFPAPINLEMLIMEDCSRLSQIRQFISNLKKLRSLNLRNCSQVRKLPQELYCMKFLTELLIDGTGIQEIYCQEGSLKNLEKLSACNCKRLRDISTIGRLRKLSSLDLDGADIDGLPLAFEFPRTLERLSLRDCQKLIQLSTSIGKLDLLEVMDLSLTKITELPESVENLRKLKMLKMAHTFLPKFPKDIVNLKNLEEIDLSFCINLEWDIHCDISGLFSLRILRLSSSNVTGLPQRICHLSCIQTLDVRKCKQLQALPKLPSSLLTLCWGSKIMAVPELTNLMNLKELCLNDDEQPEAGSSNQIPNIGWITSLTSLETLELSLPNVTKLPRNFSALTHLRELSLSYMKELVLTQLPSSSSLWTLRLKHCKIIEPKFSSLKQLSELELKDCDLAKIDGLEDLKLLEVLKVFHCNRIISLNGLEELGRLRKVEGIFSARPSLPELDQRVEQDICLGA; encoded by the exons ATGCCAGGTGTTGGAAAGACTACACTTGCCAAGGTTGTCTTCAACAAGATCCACAAGTTGATCGATGCATGTAGCTTCCTGAAAGGTATAAATTCGGAAGGAGTCGAGTTTTCCCTAGGACTGTTGATTGCTGAACTTCAAAAGGAAATACATGAACCACTGAGATTTTCtggtaaatttaaaaaaataaaatatctcttTTCTAAGATGAAGGTTCTCATTGTGCTTGATGATGTGCGTGAGGATGAACAAATTGAAGCATTGGCTGGCGACCTTACTTGGTTTGGTCCAGGAAGTAGAATCATTGTGACCACAGATAGAAGAGATGTTTTGAAGGTTTTCGActttggggaagaagaaaaagatagagcAGCTGAAGTGTACGAGGTTAAACCAATGAGTCATCATCATGCTCTTCAACTCTTTCGTAATTGTGTTTTTCAAGGGGATGCTTCCCAAGATGTCTCCGAGTGCGATATCTTGTCCCCAGACATCGTCGAAGCTCTGGGAAGGCTTCCCTTGGCTATTAAGCTTCAGGcagaatatttaaagaaaaataagaacagAGAGTTATGGAGTAGCAAGTTgaaatccttaaaaaaacgCCCACTACATAAAAAAGTAGCAGCTGCCTTCCAGGTCAGTTACACATCTTTGGATGATACTGCAAAGGAGATATTCCTCGACATAGCTTGTTTTTTCATTGGCAAGGATAAGAGGATTCCTCCTTACATGTGGGAGGAGGCTTGGGATGGCGATCCTCTTGAAGGAATAAATCAACTTCGCGACATGCATTTCTTGGAAGATGgagaaaataatgaattaaGAATGCACGATCTGTTGAGAGAGTTTGGCAGGGAGCTTGTCAAGAGGAAACATCTTAATCAGCGCTGCAGGTTTTGGAATCACAGCGATGCACTTTCCTTTCTAAACGACGGTCAG GGTACTATTAGTGTCCAAGGCATTGGTCTCACAGTTGAAGAGGGCAGCACCGACAGTTTTACTTGTGAACAATTTTGGGAAATGTCGAATTTGAGGTACCTCAGACTGGACGGGGCTAACATCCTGGGAGATACTATGAAGCTTCCTCAGAAGTTGAGGTGGCTTGATTGGCGAGAGTGCCATTCAATTCCTGAGCTTTGTAATATGCATTTGACGGAGTTAGGGATTCTCGATCTGTCTTGGAGTCCAGTCACCAGGGTTTCAAAATTCTGGGAAGGAATTGGAGAG AAGGtggagaaattgaaagtcttgaACCTACAAGGATGTGTTCAGTTGCATCCATCGTTGAACTTTCCAGCTCCCATCAATTTAGAGATGTTGATAATGGAAGATTGTTCTCGGTTATCTCAAATTAGGCAATTCATCAGTAATCTCAAGAAGTTGAGATCCTTAAATTTGAGAAACTGCAGCCAAGTCAGGAAGTTGCCTCAAGAACTGTACTGCATGAAATTTTTAACGGAACTTCTGATTGATGGAACTGGCATCCAAGAAATTTATTGCCAGGAAGGGTCTTTGAAGAATCTTGAAAAACTTAGTGCTTGTAACTGTAAACGTTTGCGAGATATATCCACAATTGGCCGCCTAAGGAAACTCTCAAGCCTTGATTTGGATGGTGCTGATATTGATGGGCTTCCACTTGCTTTTGAATTTCCTCGGACACTCGAGAGACTTTCTTTAAGGGATTGTCAGAAGTTGATTCAACTTTCAACTTCCATCGGGAAGCTGGATCTGCTGGAGGTAATGGACCTTTCACTTACTAAAATCACAGAATTGCCAGAGTCAGTTGAGAATTTAAGGAAGTTGAAGATGCTGAAGATGGCGCACACTTTCCTACCAAAATTTCCTAAAGATATTGTGAACTTAAAGAACCTGGAGGAGATAGATCTCTCTTTCTGCATAAATTTGGAATGGGACATTCATTGTGATATTTCAGGACTATTTTCTTTGAGAATTTTGAGATTATCGTCATCCAATGTGACCGGGCTGCCTCAGAGGATTTGCCATCTATCTTGCATCCAAACCCTAGACGTACGTAAATGCAAACAACTTCAAGCACTACCAAAGTTACCCTCCAGTTTACTCACTCTCTGCTGGGGATCTAAAATCATGGCAGTCCCTGAATTGACAAATCTGATGAATCTAAAAGAGCTATGCTTGAATGATGATGAGCAGCCAGAAGCAGGGTCATCGAATCAGATCCCAAATATTGGGTGGATCACGAGTTTAACAAGTCTAGAAACCTTGGAATTGTCCCTTCCAAATGTTACCAAACTCCCCAGGAATTTTAGTGCTCTTACTCATCTCCGGGAACTCTCTTTATCCTATATGAAGGAGCTAGTCCTCACACAACTTCCCTCGTCCTCAAGCTTATGGACTCTGCGTCTCAAGCACTGCAAGATTATAGAGCCAAAATTTTCTAGTCTGAAACAGCTGTCAGAACTAGAACTAAAGGACTGTGATTTAGCAAAGATTGATGGTCTTGAAgatttaaagcttttggaagtcctGAAAGTTTTTCATTGCAACCGGATAATAAGCCTTAATGGGCTCGAAGAATTAGGCCGTCTCAGGAAGGTGGAAGGTATCTTTTCTGCTCGTCCTAGTCTACCAGAATTAGACCAACGTGTTGAACAGGACATATGCCTGGGGGCTTAA
- the LOC120291882 gene encoding TMV resistance protein N-like produces MAPEDVAAGRKRKCPEPSSGMNHEVFLNFRGADTREEFTDVLHKKLKNAGIRVFIDHEKLCAGDEIDQGLKDVIKRSTISIAIFSKDYASSRSCLMELVQMWECRKSNGQIIIPIFYNVRPHAVKNLEGDFATSFNKHDAYKKVDSETIDKWKEVLREVVELSGFDRATINGG; encoded by the exons ATGGCTCCTGAAGATGTGGCTGctggaaggaagagaaaatgccCG GAGCCATCTTCTGGAATGAATCATGAAgtattcttgaattttagaggTGCAGATACTCGTGAAGAATTCACAGATGTCCTTcacaaaaaactgaaaaatgcaGGGATCAGGGTCTTTATAGATCACGAAAAACTCTGTGCTGGAGATGAGATCGATCAGGGGCTGAAAGATGTGATCAAGCGGTCGACTATCTCAATAGCCATATTCTCTAAAGATTATGCTTCCAGTAGAAGTTGCCTTATGGAGCTGGTACAAATGTGGGAGTGCAGAAAATCAAATGGACAGATTATTATCCCAATTTTCTATAATGTTAGGCCCCATGCTGTAAAGAACCTGGAGGGGGATTTTGCAACGTCCTTCAATAAACATGATGCATATAAAAAAGTCGACTCAGAGACCATCGACAAATGGAAGGAGGTTCTTCGAGAGGTCGTGGAATTGAGCGGATTTGATCGGGCGACCATAAACGGGGGGTAA